Below is a genomic region from Deltaproteobacteria bacterium.
AATTCGAATTGTCGAGCCGTTACCCCCCCAGGCCTTTAGCTGAGGCGGAGGATCTGTCGGAAAAGACGATTCAGGAGGGAATCGAACATCGAGTTGATTTAAGGAAAGAAAAGGTGGTGACGATCGATGGCGAAGGAGCGCGAGACTTCGACGACGCTGTTTCTATCGCGGAGAAGCCCGATCGACACAAGCTCCTGAAGGTCTCGATTGCGGATGTGAGTTGCTATGTGCCGGTTGGCTCCGCTTTGGAACACGAGGCGTACCGGCGGGCGACGAGCACCTATTTTCCGGCTCGTGTACTTCCGATGTTT
It encodes:
- a CDS encoding RNB domain-containing ribonuclease → MKSISFKEGIDQIIQEFELSSRYPPRPLAEAEDLSEKTIQEGIEHRVDLRKEKVVTIDGEGARDFDDAVSIAEKPDRHKLLKVSIADVSCYVPVGSALEHEAYRRATSTYFPARVLPMF